One part of the Thermodesulfobacterium commune DSM 2178 genome encodes these proteins:
- a CDS encoding NADH-quinone oxidoreductase subunit J family protein, with protein MVLQGLFLYFALMILGTGILGITQKNPVKSLLWILLTFVHLGGLYLLLNAEFLAVVQIIVYAGAILVMFLFVIFLLDLKEEEKGEVFLKSWQLRVWAILLLVFFLVIGGLNYKIFYQGPYTIEFIEKEGHSKALGLVLFSDYVYPLILLGFILLVPLIGIGIMLFGRKTNGSS; from the coding sequence ATGGTTCTACAAGGTCTTTTTCTTTATTTTGCCTTGATGATTTTAGGGACAGGGATTTTAGGTATTACTCAGAAAAATCCTGTAAAAAGTTTGCTCTGGATTTTATTAACCTTTGTGCATTTAGGAGGGTTGTATCTTTTACTTAATGCAGAATTTTTAGCGGTGGTACAGATTATAGTTTATGCAGGGGCGATCTTGGTGATGTTTTTGTTTGTCATCTTTCTGTTAGACCTGAAAGAGGAAGAAAAAGGTGAGGTGTTTTTAAAGTCTTGGCAGTTAAGAGTTTGGGCTATTCTTTTGCTGGTGTTTTTTTTAGTAATAGGTGGTTTGAATTATAAGATTTTTTATCAAGGTCCTTATACCATAGAGTTTATAGAAAAGGAAGGACACAGTAAAGCCTTAGGCTTGGTTCTTTTTAGCGACTATGTTTATCCTCTTATTTTGTTAGGGTTTATCCTTTTAGTACCCCTTATTGGGATAGGAATTATGCTTTTTGGGAGGAAGACTAATGGTTCCTCTTAG
- the nuoH gene encoding NADH-quinone oxidoreductase subunit NuoH — translation MDRTLDFYQFGFLVLKTVFIFAITLVHVAFTTYAERKIIGRAQARFGPKEVGPHGILQPLADFLKIFGKENIIPQSAYQPVFKIAPIIVFAFTAVNLTVIPFEQGFILADLNVGVLFILASASLAVYGIILAGWSSNSRYSFLGGLRAAAQVLSYEIALTLSLASVVLMAGSLKLSDIVLAQHNSLFGFYAIPQIIGFVVFVVAAFAETNRTPFDLPEAEPELVAGYLTEYSAFRYALFFLGEYTAMYIMASLAALCYLGGWTVPKYVMAILPFLKWIPGWVWFLLKVYLFIFLYIWVRATFPRYRFDQLLSLGWKVLIPLGFVNLFITILFKKLFA, via the coding sequence ATGGATAGAACTTTAGATTTTTATCAGTTTGGTTTTTTGGTTTTAAAAACTGTATTTATCTTTGCTATAACCTTGGTGCATGTGGCCTTTACCACCTATGCTGAAAGAAAGATAATCGGAAGAGCTCAGGCACGTTTTGGTCCAAAAGAAGTAGGACCTCATGGTATTCTTCAGCCTTTAGCTGATTTTTTAAAAATTTTCGGAAAAGAAAACATAATCCCTCAATCTGCCTATCAACCGGTATTTAAGATAGCTCCGATCATAGTTTTTGCTTTTACCGCGGTTAATCTTACGGTCATCCCTTTTGAGCAAGGTTTTATTTTAGCAGACCTAAATGTAGGAGTTCTTTTTATTCTGGCTTCAGCCAGTTTGGCTGTATATGGAATTATCCTTGCAGGTTGGTCTTCTAACAGTAGATATTCCTTTTTAGGTGGATTAAGGGCAGCTGCTCAGGTGTTGAGTTATGAAATTGCTCTAACACTAAGCTTAGCCTCTGTAGTTCTTATGGCAGGTTCTCTTAAGCTGAGCGATATTGTCCTTGCTCAACATAACTCACTTTTTGGTTTTTATGCCATACCTCAAATAATAGGTTTCGTAGTTTTTGTAGTTGCTGCCTTTGCTGAAACCAACAGGACCCCTTTTGACCTTCCTGAGGCAGAACCCGAGCTGGTTGCAGGGTATCTAACCGAATATAGTGCTTTTAGGTATGCCTTGTTTTTCCTCGGAGAATATACAGCTATGTATATCATGGCAAGCCTGGCAGCGCTGTGTTATTTAGGTGGATGGACCGTTCCTAAATATGTGATGGCTATTCTTCCTTTTTTGAAGTGGATACCAGGATGGGTGTGGTTTTTGTTAAAGGTGTATCTTTTTATCTTTCTTTATATCTGGGTTAGGGCTACTTTCCCAAGATACAGGTTTGACCAGTTATTAAGTCTTGGATGGAAAGTTCTAATACCTTTGGGATTTGTGAACCTTTTTATTACCATCTTGTTTAAAAAGTTGTTTGCATAG
- the nuoK gene encoding NADH-quinone oxidoreductase subunit NuoK, giving the protein MVPLSWYLIVSFCLFGIGLVGFLIRRNLIMLLLSIEIMLNAVNLSLVALGHYLQDIRPQVMALFIIGCAAGAVAVGLILLVITYRNKATLKVDEFNLLRED; this is encoded by the coding sequence ATGGTTCCTCTTAGCTGGTATCTTATTGTAAGCTTTTGTCTTTTTGGGATAGGTCTGGTAGGTTTTCTTATCAGAAGAAACCTGATAATGTTACTTCTTTCTATAGAGATTATGCTTAATGCAGTCAATCTTTCTTTAGTGGCTTTAGGCCATTATTTACAAGACATAAGACCTCAGGTTATGGCGCTTTTTATCATAGGGTGTGCTGCTGGAGCTGTAGCTGTGGGTCTTATTCTCTTGGTTATAACCTATCGTAATAAAGCAACCTTAAAAGTAGACGAATTCAATTTATTGAGGGAAGACTAA
- a CDS encoding Na(+)/H(+) antiporter subunit D, whose amino-acid sequence MMINIPPALILIFGSLLIPFLRGRLRSVYIVGLPLLTFFYVISLSEGISWVFKVLDLELVLKRVDRLSLPFGYIFSLISVIAAIYSLHVKDNLHLVSAFIYAGAALGVVFAGDLATLYVFWEIMALASTLVILTARNKKAISAGMRYLLVHLAGGLLLLGGMVLWFKQTGSLKFEYIGLNYQDLASWLIFLGFGINAAFPILHAWLPDAYPESTETGTVFLSAFTTKTAVYVLARGFYGTELLIYIGALMTAFPIFYAVIENNLRRVLSYSLINQVGFMITGIGIGTQLSLNGTVAHAFCHILYKALLFMSMGAVLYRTGKINATDLGGLYKYMPLTTIFCIVGAASISGVPLTSGFVSKSMIVSAAGEGGMLFIWLTLLFASAGVFHHSGIKIPFFAFFSHDSGLKPKEAPTHMLVAMGIAAFLCVAIGIFPGTLYGILPYPVDYNPYTPAHVIDQTQLLAFSALAFTLLMLSGLYPPEIRCVNLDTDWFYRKATAGFLFLAEKVIAKIDYQIIGEAYEKIFVRGMLALARLSKKFDTSGVDKSYHNLAKGSLKLSEIIKVIQTGKVSDYAFLMIIGLITLLLILVLPMLS is encoded by the coding sequence ATGATGATTAACATACCCCCTGCACTCATCCTCATCTTTGGAAGTTTGTTAATCCCTTTTTTAAGAGGTAGGCTTAGGAGCGTTTATATAGTAGGATTACCGCTTTTGACTTTTTTCTATGTAATTAGTTTGTCAGAGGGTATCTCATGGGTTTTTAAGGTGCTTGATTTAGAGCTTGTTTTAAAAAGGGTAGACAGGTTGTCTTTGCCTTTTGGGTATATTTTTTCTTTAATTTCGGTTATAGCTGCCATCTACAGCCTTCATGTTAAAGACAACCTTCATTTAGTATCTGCTTTTATCTATGCAGGTGCAGCTTTAGGGGTGGTTTTCGCAGGAGACTTAGCTACACTTTATGTTTTCTGGGAGATTATGGCCTTAGCTTCAACCTTGGTCATCCTTACAGCTAGGAATAAAAAAGCTATCTCCGCAGGCATGAGATATCTGTTGGTTCATTTAGCCGGAGGTTTATTGCTTTTAGGTGGTATGGTACTCTGGTTTAAACAAACAGGTTCTCTTAAGTTTGAATATATCGGGTTGAATTATCAAGATTTAGCTTCTTGGCTTATCTTTTTGGGTTTTGGGATTAACGCTGCCTTTCCTATCCTTCATGCCTGGCTTCCTGATGCTTATCCTGAATCTACGGAAACAGGAACGGTCTTCCTTTCTGCTTTTACCACCAAGACAGCAGTCTATGTTTTGGCAAGAGGTTTTTACGGGACAGAGCTTTTAATTTATATAGGGGCTTTGATGACCGCTTTTCCTATATTTTATGCCGTGATCGAAAATAATCTCAGGCGAGTGCTTTCCTATAGCCTTATAAACCAGGTTGGATTTATGATCACAGGTATTGGGATTGGGACCCAACTTTCTTTAAACGGTACAGTAGCCCATGCCTTTTGCCATATCCTGTATAAAGCCTTGCTTTTTATGTCTATGGGGGCAGTGCTTTATAGAACTGGGAAGATTAATGCCACTGACCTGGGGGGATTATATAAGTATATGCCTCTTACGACGATATTCTGTATCGTTGGTGCAGCTTCTATTTCTGGTGTTCCTTTAACCAGTGGTTTTGTTAGTAAGTCTATGATAGTTTCTGCCGCTGGTGAAGGAGGAATGCTATTTATATGGTTGACGCTTTTATTTGCTTCTGCTGGTGTATTCCATCACTCGGGAATTAAAATTCCCTTTTTTGCCTTTTTCAGCCATGACTCTGGCTTAAAACCTAAGGAAGCCCCTACTCATATGTTGGTAGCCATGGGAATAGCGGCTTTTCTATGTGTGGCTATAGGTATTTTCCCTGGAACGCTTTATGGTATCTTACCTTATCCTGTAGATTATAACCCTTATACCCCAGCCCATGTAATCGATCAAACACAGCTTCTTGCTTTTTCGGCCTTAGCCTTTACCCTACTTATGCTTTCAGGCCTTTATCCTCCTGAAATCAGATGTGTAAACCTTGATACCGACTGGTTTTATCGCAAGGCCACAGCTGGGTTTTTGTTTTTGGCAGAAAAGGTGATCGCTAAGATAGACTACCAGATAATCGGTGAGGCTTACGAAAAAATCTTTGTAAGAGGTATGTTAGCCTTAGCAAGGCTTTCTAAAAAATTTGATACTTCTGGGGTTGACAAAAGTTATCATAACTTAGCCAAAGGATCTTTAAAGTTAAGTGAGATTATAAAAGTAATCCAAACAGGAAAGGTTTCAGATTATGCCTTTCTCATGATCATAGGTTTGATAACCCTTTTGTTAATTTTGGTTTTACCGATGCTTTCTTAA
- a CDS encoding NADH-quinone oxidoreductase subunit A, which translates to MTPGTYLPIKYLPVFLMLILATIFSVAAIFINQLLSPKKKTAVKLMAYESGNLPSGEVRERFFIGYYVLAILFVVFDVELVFLFPWALTFNSLGFLGFWGMLFFIFLILLGYFYEIKKEALEWLKRS; encoded by the coding sequence GTGACCCCAGGTACTTACTTACCGATAAAATACTTGCCTGTTTTTTTGATGTTAATTTTGGCTACCATTTTTAGTGTGGCCGCGATTTTTATAAATCAATTGCTTAGTCCAAAGAAAAAGACCGCTGTGAAACTTATGGCCTATGAATCAGGTAATTTGCCTTCAGGAGAGGTAAGAGAAAGGTTCTTCATCGGTTATTATGTGTTAGCTATCCTTTTTGTGGTGTTTGACGTGGAGTTGGTCTTTCTTTTTCCTTGGGCCTTAACCTTTAATAGCCTTGGTTTCCTTGGTTTCTGGGGGATGCTGTTTTTTATCTTTCTTATTTTGTTAGGCTATTTTTATGAGATCAAAAAGGAGGCTTTGGAATGGTTGAAGAGATCTTAA
- a CDS encoding NADH-quinone oxidoreductase subunit C, with protein MVEEILKDLQQQFKEEILEIGEFRKQKFLVVKKDKVKAVLRWLKENWSFNYLQDLFGVDFLGKIPRFAVVYQLYSLPNKVQLRIKALIDEEDLTIDSVVDLWPVANWLERECYDMFGIVFKGHPDLKRIYMPEDWKGYPLRKDYPVKGEGPWDGVKDLIR; from the coding sequence ATGGTTGAAGAGATCTTAAAGGACCTTCAACAGCAATTTAAAGAAGAAATTTTAGAGATAGGAGAGTTTAGAAAACAGAAGTTTTTGGTGGTAAAAAAAGATAAAGTAAAAGCTGTTTTAAGGTGGCTTAAAGAGAATTGGAGTTTTAACTATCTGCAAGACCTTTTTGGGGTAGATTTTTTAGGGAAGATCCCTCGTTTTGCGGTAGTTTATCAGCTTTATAGCCTTCCTAATAAGGTTCAGCTTAGGATAAAAGCCCTTATCGATGAAGAAGACCTTACCATAGACAGTGTAGTAGACCTTTGGCCTGTTGCCAACTGGTTAGAAAGGGAATGCTATGACATGTTTGGGATCGTTTTTAAAGGGCATCCAGATTTAAAAAGGATTTACATGCCAGAAGACTGGAAAGGTTATCCTTTGAGAAAAGATTATCCTGTTAAAGGGGAAGGCCCCTGGGATGGAGTAAAGGACCTAATCCGTTAG
- a CDS encoding monovalent cation/H+ antiporter subunit D family protein: protein MVVETSITPLLCVLVSLLAIPFIIATGERNPNLREFWSVLAGIIKFILVLSMVPEVVSGKILEFEVFSILPGISLKFRVDAMGLLFALGASFLWIITTFYSIGYMRGHHEQKQTRFYACFAGALSSTIGVAFSANLFTMFLFYEALTFVTYPLVAHHETQEARAGARKYAIYLIGSAKLFLVAAITITYLLAGTLEFQKGGIFPSHIVEAHRGLLSVLFLMYFYGFAKAAAMPLHGWLPAAMVAPTPVSALLHAVAVVKTGVFTVLRTIFFVFGQETMKLLYTTDLALFIAAFTITTASIIALTRDNLKARLAYSTVSQLSYILLGALLLTYHGTIGSIIHISNHAFAKITLFFCAGSIYVCAHKTEVSQLDGIAKKLPITMASFTIGALGMVGIPMVGGFITKWYLLLGTIEAHNFWTLVVLLSSSLLNAGYFFPIVYRAYFKEYKGEGHETHHPVKENPFMATTLLITAIISVILGLYPDFLINLAKEVIR from the coding sequence ATGGTAGTAGAAACCTCTATCACACCTTTACTCTGTGTGCTGGTTTCTCTTTTAGCTATACCCTTTATCATCGCTACCGGAGAAAGGAATCCTAACTTAAGAGAATTCTGGTCTGTTTTGGCAGGTATAATCAAATTTATCTTGGTTTTATCGATGGTCCCTGAGGTAGTTTCAGGAAAGATTTTAGAGTTTGAAGTTTTCTCTATACTTCCTGGGATCTCTTTGAAGTTTAGAGTAGATGCGATGGGACTGCTTTTTGCCCTTGGAGCCTCATTTTTATGGATCATTACTACGTTTTATTCTATAGGATACATGAGGGGCCATCACGAACAAAAACAAACTCGATTTTATGCTTGTTTTGCTGGTGCACTTTCTTCTACCATAGGGGTTGCCTTTTCTGCCAACCTTTTTACGATGTTTTTATTTTACGAAGCCCTTACCTTTGTAACCTATCCTTTAGTGGCTCATCATGAGACACAAGAGGCTCGAGCCGGGGCGAGAAAGTATGCCATTTATTTGATAGGTTCTGCTAAGCTGTTTTTGGTAGCAGCCATAACCATCACCTATCTTTTAGCAGGTACCCTTGAGTTTCAAAAAGGAGGAATCTTCCCTAGCCATATAGTAGAGGCTCATCGAGGACTTTTAAGTGTACTTTTTCTTATGTATTTTTATGGGTTTGCCAAGGCTGCTGCGATGCCTTTACATGGTTGGCTTCCTGCGGCGATGGTGGCTCCTACTCCAGTTTCTGCCCTTCTTCATGCGGTAGCGGTGGTAAAAACCGGGGTTTTTACCGTGTTAAGAACCATATTTTTTGTGTTTGGTCAAGAAACGATGAAACTTCTTTATACCACGGATTTGGCTCTTTTTATAGCAGCTTTTACCATTACCACTGCTTCGATCATTGCCCTTACCAGAGATAACTTAAAAGCAAGGCTTGCCTATTCAACCGTTAGCCAACTTTCATACATCTTACTCGGTGCTCTTTTGCTTACCTATCATGGTACTATCGGAAGCATTATCCATATCTCTAACCATGCCTTTGCCAAAATAACCCTCTTTTTTTGTGCTGGCTCTATCTATGTTTGTGCTCACAAAACTGAGGTTAGTCAACTCGACGGTATAGCGAAAAAACTACCTATTACCATGGCCTCTTTTACGATAGGAGCACTTGGTATGGTAGGTATCCCTATGGTAGGAGGCTTTATTACCAAATGGTATCTCCTTCTTGGTACCATAGAAGCCCACAATTTTTGGACCTTAGTTGTCCTTCTTTCTAGTTCTTTACTTAATGCAGGCTATTTTTTTCCCATAGTTTATAGAGCTTATTTTAAGGAATATAAGGGAGAAGGGCATGAAACCCATCATCCAGTCAAAGAAAACCCTTTTATGGCTACTACCCTTTTGATTACAGCTATCATCAGCGTTATTTTAGGTCTTTATCCGGACTTTTTAATAAACCTTGCTAAGGAGGTTATTAGGTGA
- a CDS encoding NADH-quinone oxidoreductase subunit M: protein MGELGFPTLSFLIFFPLLGAALIFLVKKESLAKFIALGTTLLNLVFGIPLWTNFDKTNPQFQFVETFWWIPFLNAYYKVGIDGISLLFVMLTLLISVLCVLCSWTAIKQRVKEFYALLLMMETIMLGVFCALDMFLFYVFWEAMLIPMFLLIGIWGSHNRIYASVKFVIFTFAGSVLMLIGIIVLYYAGGKTFDVIELSKVQLPVNLQYWLFLAFFVAFAVKVPMFPFHTWLPDAHTEAPTAGSVILAGILLKVGAYGFLRFTIPFCPEATLGLKEMMQIISVIAIIYGALVTLMQTDFKRLIAYSSISHMGFVTLGIFTLNKEAIEGAILQMINHGIVTGALFMCIGVIYERTHTRDLSKYGGLGEVVPIFVFFYTLFSAAAIGFPGTNSFIGEFLIALGVFKDRILLGAFLPLGFVLGTAYMVWLYYRVVFKEVPAEIKDQLYDLNLREVLMFIPLVVLVFMIGFYPQVLLGVLKDSVIQIINFLT, encoded by the coding sequence ATGGGTGAATTAGGCTTTCCAACCCTTTCTTTTCTTATTTTCTTTCCTTTGTTAGGGGCTGCTTTGATCTTTCTGGTTAAAAAAGAGAGTTTGGCTAAGTTTATTGCCTTAGGGACTACCCTGTTAAACTTGGTCTTTGGTATTCCTTTGTGGACAAATTTTGACAAAACCAATCCACAGTTTCAATTTGTAGAAACCTTTTGGTGGATTCCTTTCTTAAACGCTTACTATAAGGTCGGGATAGATGGAATAAGTTTACTTTTTGTTATGTTAACCCTTTTAATCAGTGTTTTATGTGTGTTGTGTTCCTGGACAGCTATTAAACAAAGGGTAAAAGAGTTTTATGCTTTACTTTTGATGATGGAAACCATCATGTTAGGTGTTTTTTGTGCGTTAGACATGTTTTTGTTTTATGTCTTTTGGGAAGCGATGCTTATCCCGATGTTTTTGCTTATAGGTATCTGGGGTAGTCACAACAGAATTTATGCCTCGGTTAAGTTTGTAATCTTTACCTTTGCTGGTAGTGTGTTGATGTTAATAGGAATTATCGTGCTTTATTATGCAGGAGGAAAGACTTTTGATGTCATAGAGCTTTCTAAAGTTCAATTGCCTGTAAACCTTCAATACTGGCTGTTTTTAGCCTTTTTTGTAGCTTTTGCCGTGAAGGTTCCCATGTTTCCCTTCCATACCTGGCTTCCTGATGCCCATACAGAAGCCCCTACCGCAGGTTCAGTGATTTTGGCTGGTATCCTTCTTAAAGTTGGGGCTTATGGATTTTTAAGGTTTACCATTCCTTTCTGTCCAGAAGCAACCCTTGGATTAAAAGAGATGATGCAAATAATTTCTGTTATAGCGATTATTTATGGAGCCTTAGTCACCCTTATGCAAACAGACTTTAAACGTTTGATAGCCTATTCCAGTATAAGCCACATGGGTTTTGTTACGTTGGGTATCTTTACCCTAAATAAAGAAGCTATAGAAGGAGCGATCCTTCAAATGATCAATCACGGTATAGTAACTGGTGCACTTTTTATGTGTATAGGTGTTATCTACGAAAGAACACACACAAGAGACCTGAGTAAATATGGAGGACTTGGAGAGGTTGTTCCGATTTTTGTGTTTTTTTATACCCTTTTTTCTGCGGCAGCCATAGGTTTTCCAGGCACTAACTCTTTTATAGGGGAATTTTTGATAGCCCTTGGTGTTTTTAAAGACAGAATCCTTTTAGGAGCTTTTTTACCTCTGGGATTTGTCTTGGGAACCGCTTATATGGTTTGGCTTTATTATCGGGTTGTATTTAAAGAGGTGCCTGCTGAGATTAAAGACCAACTTTATGACCTCAACCTAAGAGAAGTGCTAATGTTTATACCTTTAGTGGTCTTGGTTTTTATGATAGGTTTTTATCCCCAGGTGCTTTTAGGTGTGTTAAAGGACTCGGTGATACAAATCATCAATTTTCTAACCTAA
- a CDS encoding NADH-quinone oxidoreductase subunit N has translation MINLTPFFPELLFIGFTLFYFVLGLWIKKRVVHSLLVIAFSVLTLLTLFQVQGEAFKGMFVADPFSQTLKLVFLINLGICSLLGMNYSQIKDDLFYEFNLLLMLSTLGMMFMVSSKELLSLFLSLEFMSLCLYLLAGFVVTDPKTNEASLKYYLLGSMFSALLILGISIFYSIFGGTTFKIIAENLPLMSQHPFYLFTGIILILSAFTFKAGLAPFHQWSPDVYEGAPTPVTAFMSVGPKVAAIGAMASFLTEALSQKPELWVGPLIFVALLTAAIGNILALRQVNLKRLLAYSSIAHAGYLLLAVIACSTSGLKAISFYALVYTFMNLGAFATLISFPQGERINAFLGLSQANLFLAISMLVFLFSLTGLPPFGGFVAKFFIFKSIIESGYTWVAVICILFSILSAYYYLRVGVKMFFYEGQISMPSMAISLRLVLVVALCFTIILGVFPFLP, from the coding sequence ATGATAAACTTGACTCCGTTTTTTCCTGAACTTCTTTTTATAGGATTTACTTTGTTTTATTTTGTATTAGGCCTTTGGATAAAAAAAAGGGTGGTTCATTCCTTGCTGGTAATCGCTTTTTCTGTTTTAACTTTGCTTACGTTGTTTCAGGTTCAGGGAGAAGCCTTTAAAGGGATGTTTGTAGCTGATCCCTTTAGTCAAACCTTAAAACTTGTGTTTTTGATAAACTTAGGGATTTGTAGCCTTTTGGGTATGAATTACTCCCAGATAAAGGATGACCTCTTTTATGAGTTTAACCTTCTTCTTATGCTTAGCACCTTAGGGATGATGTTTATGGTTTCTTCTAAGGAACTTTTAAGTCTTTTTCTTTCTTTAGAGTTTATGTCCCTTTGTCTTTATCTTTTGGCTGGTTTTGTGGTAACAGACCCTAAGACAAACGAGGCCTCACTTAAGTATTATCTCTTAGGTAGTATGTTTTCAGCCTTGTTGATTTTAGGGATTTCTATCTTTTACAGTATATTTGGAGGAACAACCTTTAAGATTATCGCTGAAAACCTTCCTTTGATGTCTCAACATCCGTTTTATCTTTTTACGGGAATTATATTGATCCTTTCTGCCTTTACTTTTAAGGCTGGGCTTGCCCCTTTTCATCAGTGGTCTCCTGATGTTTACGAAGGCGCTCCTACTCCGGTTACAGCTTTTATGTCTGTAGGCCCTAAGGTTGCTGCCATAGGGGCTATGGCAAGTTTTCTCACCGAAGCTTTGTCTCAAAAACCTGAACTATGGGTAGGCCCTTTGATTTTTGTAGCCCTTTTAACCGCGGCCATAGGTAATATCTTAGCCTTAAGACAGGTCAATCTTAAACGTCTTCTTGCCTATTCTTCTATAGCCCATGCAGGCTATCTTTTACTTGCGGTTATAGCCTGCTCAACCTCAGGACTCAAGGCTATTTCTTTTTATGCCCTTGTATATACCTTTATGAACCTTGGTGCTTTTGCTACTCTTATTTCTTTTCCTCAAGGAGAAAGGATAAATGCCTTTTTAGGACTTTCTCAGGCTAACCTATTTTTAGCTATATCCATGTTAGTTTTCCTTTTTTCCCTGACAGGCCTTCCCCCTTTTGGTGGTTTTGTAGCCAAATTCTTTATATTTAAGTCTATCATAGAATCTGGATATACCTGGGTTGCGGTAATCTGTATTCTTTTCAGCATCCTTTCTGCATACTACTATCTAAGGGTAGGTGTAAAGATGTTTTTTTATGAAGGGCAAATCTCTATGCCTTCTATGGCTATATCTTTAAGATTGGTACTTGTTGTTGCCTTATGCTTTACCATTATCCTCGGGGTTTTCCCCTTTTTGCCTTAA